A region from the Tsuneonella mangrovi genome encodes:
- a CDS encoding formylglycine-generating enzyme family protein, with amino-acid sequence MLHLEGGTFTMGSERFYPEERPLRRVRVGGFRIDPAPVTNRQFAEFVAATGHITEAEIAPDPKDYPGMDPALVAPGSLVFRKTSQPVAVDDASQWWEFCLGADWRHPTGPGSSIEGLEDHPVVHVAYGDALAYAHWAGKALPTEAEWEYAARGGHEGREYQWGDELAPGGRMLANYWQGLFPFANTLEDGWERTSPVGSFPANDFGLFDMIGNVWEWTCDWYAQPKGAHKRKPGACCTIDNPRGGRKAESFDPANPGSKIGRRVLKGGSHLCAVSYCQRYRPAARQGEAVDTSTSHIGFRCIVRD; translated from the coding sequence ATGCTCCACCTCGAAGGCGGGACCTTCACGATGGGGTCGGAACGCTTCTATCCCGAGGAACGTCCGCTGCGCCGGGTGAGGGTCGGCGGATTCCGTATCGACCCGGCTCCCGTCACCAATCGCCAGTTTGCCGAATTCGTCGCGGCCACCGGTCACATCACCGAAGCGGAGATCGCGCCCGACCCGAAAGACTATCCCGGCATGGACCCGGCCCTGGTAGCGCCCGGTTCGCTGGTCTTCCGCAAGACATCGCAGCCGGTGGCAGTCGATGATGCCTCGCAATGGTGGGAGTTCTGCCTCGGCGCGGATTGGCGCCATCCTACCGGGCCTGGCAGCTCGATCGAAGGGCTCGAAGACCACCCCGTAGTGCACGTCGCCTACGGGGATGCGCTGGCTTACGCCCACTGGGCCGGCAAGGCATTGCCGACCGAAGCCGAGTGGGAATATGCCGCGCGCGGCGGGCACGAAGGGCGCGAATACCAGTGGGGAGACGAGCTGGCCCCGGGCGGCAGGATGCTGGCCAATTACTGGCAGGGGCTGTTTCCCTTCGCCAACACGCTCGAGGATGGGTGGGAGCGGACCAGCCCGGTCGGATCCTTTCCGGCCAACGATTTCGGCCTGTTCGACATGATCGGCAACGTCTGGGAATGGACTTGCGACTGGTACGCCCAGCCCAAGGGTGCCCACAAGCGAAAGCCCGGCGCCTGCTGCACGATCGACAACCCGCGCGGCGGCCGCAAGGCGGAAAGCTTCGATCCGGCCAACCCCGGTTCGAAGATCGGTCGCCGGGTGCTCAAGGGCGGCAGTCACCTGTGCGCCGTCAGCTATTGCCAGCGATACCGCCCAGCCGCCCGGCAGGGTGAGGCCGTAGACACCTCGACCAGCCACATCGGGTTTCGCTGCATCGTGCGCGACTAG